In Crassostrea angulata isolate pt1a10 chromosome 6, ASM2561291v2, whole genome shotgun sequence, a genomic segment contains:
- the LOC128189138 gene encoding ubiquitin-conjugating enzyme E2 G1-like, with product MAYEQSALLLRKQLADLNKNPVEGFSAGLIDDEDLYKWEVVIIGPQDTPYEGGFFKAHLIFPKEYPHRPPKMVFKSEIWHPNIGPDGVVCISILHEPGDDKYGYETASERWLPVHTVETILVSVISMISDPNDESPANVDAAKMWREQPEDFKKRVARCVRKSQDDFL from the exons ATGGCTTACGAACAATCAGCCCTTCTATTGAGAAAACAATTGGCTG atttgaacaaaaatccAGTGGAAGGATTTTCAGCAGGCCTGATAGATGATGAAGACTTGTACAAATGGGAGGTAGTCATTATTGGACCACAAGACACCCCATA TGAAGGAGGATTCTTTAAAGCACACCTTATCTTCCCTAAGGAATACCCCCATAGGCCTCCAAAAATGGTATTCAAGTCAGAGATTTGGCATCCAAACA TTGGTCCTGATGGAGTAGTGTGCATATCTATCCTTCATGAACCTGGTGATGATAAATATGGATATGAAACTGCTTCAGAACGTTGGTTACCTGTGCATACAGTTGAAACTATTTTAGTCAGTGTTATATCCATGATTTCTGATCCTAATGATGAATCGCCAGCCAATGTTGATGCAGCt AAAATGTGGAGAGAACAGCCAGAAGATTTCAAAAAACGAGTGGCACGTTGTGTCAGAAAAAGTCAGGATGACTTCTTATAG
- the LOC128187332 gene encoding trichohyalin-like isoform X1, with product MQNDVNFRIRSAHMSDPDCQDQGTMPQRGKVAKVRQEFMIHEDGAIAYQEQNEEFERHYGLNRFNRRTVRDDIPVARVVQSDEERQQQEERYQELQALNVQAEEDAEIARRLEQDLMGEDVAVKRQRELHDEELARKAFEKEQERYAKYMEKKRIKELKKEREILEKQLQHHSEEAGLVARALPPDARLGQEMPHTPDVESANHAMREVRLNNGAVDRQAQNIHHSRVTHTGRIEDDGDFSDFYPQLPDHMDEQQKRFIQETADEELARLLQEQEHKRNKAEVDRNKLREIEEQDERLAKIIQEQEKIKLKKAKEKKKKEQEEKSRQQQVTNPATRPLPDLPGQRSDIPIQRSHDHHRLRRDSFLQSLNNGPADNSGQQRSPDNYNTSAHSSQGAHSSSHRSNSTQGVPRMDQRLPPRGDHSVRNVERWLENSVMESQGPPPRRRVQSDRSDHSDHVPSPSPPGSYHSDEEIPYRPPPQQQRVSSRPPEENHYAVSNPMPFNIAAAIDPTYHRRAHEFQQDETEAKVPVTMATSLPVRETELEWDPSLRGSLRRPKGTWNQMAFQRGYFGDTGVSDDGSYSQEGPVISPWQPVQGQKRSSQDKQKRASTGSSKHDKQKGNCKQQ from the exons ATGCAGAATGATGTGAATTTTCGAATAAGGTCAGCACATATGTCTGACCCAGACTGTCAGGACCAAGGGACTATGCCACAGAGAGGGAAAGTGGCAAAAG TTCGCCAAGAGTTTATGATCCATGAAGACGGAGCCATTGCTTACCAAGAACAAAATGAAGAAT TTGAGAGACACTATGGTTTAAACAGATTCAACAGGAGAACAGTTCGAGATGATATTCCAGTGGCCCGAGTGGTACAGAGTGACGAAGAGAGGCAACAACAGGAGGAGAGATATCAGGAGTTACAGGCCCTGAATGTTCA AGCTGAGGAAGATGCAGAAATAGCTAGGAGACTAGAACAAGACCTTATGGGTGAAGATGTTGCTGTGAAAAGACAGAGAGAACTTCATGATGAG GAACTTGCAAGAAAGGCATTTGAAAAGGAACAAGAGCGGTATGCAAAGTACATGGAAAAGAAAAGGATAAAGGAACTGAAGAAAGAGCGGGAGATTTTAGAAAAGCAACTACAGCATCATTCTGAGGAGGCAGGGCTAGTGGCTCGGGCCTTACCACCAG ATGCTCGCTTGGGTCAGGAAATGCCACATACCCCAG ATGTTGAGAGTGCGAACCACGCTATGAGGGAAGTTAGACTAAACAATGGAGCTGTAGACAGACAGGCCCAAAATATCCACCATTCCAG AGTAACCCACACAGGAAGAATCGAGGATGACGGGGATTTCTCTGACTTTTACCCACAGCTTCCTGATCACATGGATGAACAACAGAAGAGATTTATCCAAGAGACGGCTGATGAG GAATTGGCTCGTTTGTTGCAAGAACAAGAACATAAG AGAAACAAAGCTGAAGTCGACCGCAACAAACTTAGAGAAATAGAAGAACAAGATGAGAGGCTTGCCAAAATCATCCAGGAACAGGAAAAAATCAAACTAAAAAAGGCTaaagagaagaagaagaaagagCAGGAAGAAAAGAGCAGACAACAG CAAGTGACAAACCCTGCAACTCGACCACTACCTGATTTACCCGGTCAGAGGTCAGATATTCCTATTCAAAGGTCACACGACCACCATAGGCTGCGTAGGGACAGTTTTCTGCAATCTCTGAACAATGGACCAGCGGATAACTCTGGACAGCAGAGAAGTCCTGATAACTACAATACCAGTGCACATTCCTCCCAGGGGGCCCACAGCTCCTCCCACAGATCCAATAGTACCCAGGGTGTTCCCAGGATGGACCAGCGGCTGCCTCCTCGTGGAGATCACAGTGTTCGGAACGTAGAAAGGTGGCTTGAAAACTCGGTGATGGAATCTCAAGGTCCTCCACCCCGGAGGAGGGTGCAGTCTGACAGATCTGACCACAGTGACCATGTTCCTTCTCCCTCCCCACCTGGTAGTTACCATAGTGACGAGGAAATACCTTACAG ACCACCCCCACAGCAACAGCGAGTCTCCTCCCGACCACCAGAAGAGAACCATTATGCTGTCAGTAATCCAATGCCATTCAACATTGCGGCCGCCATTGACCCAACTTACCACCGTCGAGCTCATGAATTCCAGCAAGATGAAACTGAGGCCAAGGTTCCTGTTACTATGGCTACTTCCTTGCCAGTCAGAG AAACGGAACTAGAATGGGACCCCTCTCTACGTGGAAGCCTTAGGCGACCCAAGGGAACTTGGAATCAGATGGCCTTTCAGCGAGGATATTTTGGGG ATACCGGGGTGTCAGATGATGGCAGTTACTCACAAGAAGGACCTGTTATATCGCCATGGCAACCAGTGCAAGGTCAGAAGCGATCGTCTCAGGACAAACAGAAGAGAGCGTCTACGGGTAGCAGCAAGCACGATAAACAGAAAGGAAATTGCAAGCAACAATAA
- the LOC128187332 gene encoding trichohyalin-like isoform X2: MQNDVNFRIRSAHMSDPDCQDQGTMPQRGKVAKVRQEFMIHEDGAIAYQEQNEEFERHYGLNRFNRRTVRDDIPVARVVQSDEERQQQEERYQELQALNVQAEEDAEIARRLEQDLMGEDVAVKRQRELHDEELARKAFEKEQERYAKYMEKKRIKELKKEREILEKQLQHHSEEAGLVARALPPDVESANHAMREVRLNNGAVDRQAQNIHHSRVTHTGRIEDDGDFSDFYPQLPDHMDEQQKRFIQETADEELARLLQEQEHKRNKAEVDRNKLREIEEQDERLAKIIQEQEKIKLKKAKEKKKKEQEEKSRQQQVTNPATRPLPDLPGQRSDIPIQRSHDHHRLRRDSFLQSLNNGPADNSGQQRSPDNYNTSAHSSQGAHSSSHRSNSTQGVPRMDQRLPPRGDHSVRNVERWLENSVMESQGPPPRRRVQSDRSDHSDHVPSPSPPGSYHSDEEIPYRPPPQQQRVSSRPPEENHYAVSNPMPFNIAAAIDPTYHRRAHEFQQDETEAKVPVTMATSLPVRETELEWDPSLRGSLRRPKGTWNQMAFQRGYFGDTGVSDDGSYSQEGPVISPWQPVQGQKRSSQDKQKRASTGSSKHDKQKGNCKQQ, translated from the exons ATGCAGAATGATGTGAATTTTCGAATAAGGTCAGCACATATGTCTGACCCAGACTGTCAGGACCAAGGGACTATGCCACAGAGAGGGAAAGTGGCAAAAG TTCGCCAAGAGTTTATGATCCATGAAGACGGAGCCATTGCTTACCAAGAACAAAATGAAGAAT TTGAGAGACACTATGGTTTAAACAGATTCAACAGGAGAACAGTTCGAGATGATATTCCAGTGGCCCGAGTGGTACAGAGTGACGAAGAGAGGCAACAACAGGAGGAGAGATATCAGGAGTTACAGGCCCTGAATGTTCA AGCTGAGGAAGATGCAGAAATAGCTAGGAGACTAGAACAAGACCTTATGGGTGAAGATGTTGCTGTGAAAAGACAGAGAGAACTTCATGATGAG GAACTTGCAAGAAAGGCATTTGAAAAGGAACAAGAGCGGTATGCAAAGTACATGGAAAAGAAAAGGATAAAGGAACTGAAGAAAGAGCGGGAGATTTTAGAAAAGCAACTACAGCATCATTCTGAGGAGGCAGGGCTAGTGGCTCGGGCCTTACCACCAG ATGTTGAGAGTGCGAACCACGCTATGAGGGAAGTTAGACTAAACAATGGAGCTGTAGACAGACAGGCCCAAAATATCCACCATTCCAG AGTAACCCACACAGGAAGAATCGAGGATGACGGGGATTTCTCTGACTTTTACCCACAGCTTCCTGATCACATGGATGAACAACAGAAGAGATTTATCCAAGAGACGGCTGATGAG GAATTGGCTCGTTTGTTGCAAGAACAAGAACATAAG AGAAACAAAGCTGAAGTCGACCGCAACAAACTTAGAGAAATAGAAGAACAAGATGAGAGGCTTGCCAAAATCATCCAGGAACAGGAAAAAATCAAACTAAAAAAGGCTaaagagaagaagaagaaagagCAGGAAGAAAAGAGCAGACAACAG CAAGTGACAAACCCTGCAACTCGACCACTACCTGATTTACCCGGTCAGAGGTCAGATATTCCTATTCAAAGGTCACACGACCACCATAGGCTGCGTAGGGACAGTTTTCTGCAATCTCTGAACAATGGACCAGCGGATAACTCTGGACAGCAGAGAAGTCCTGATAACTACAATACCAGTGCACATTCCTCCCAGGGGGCCCACAGCTCCTCCCACAGATCCAATAGTACCCAGGGTGTTCCCAGGATGGACCAGCGGCTGCCTCCTCGTGGAGATCACAGTGTTCGGAACGTAGAAAGGTGGCTTGAAAACTCGGTGATGGAATCTCAAGGTCCTCCACCCCGGAGGAGGGTGCAGTCTGACAGATCTGACCACAGTGACCATGTTCCTTCTCCCTCCCCACCTGGTAGTTACCATAGTGACGAGGAAATACCTTACAG ACCACCCCCACAGCAACAGCGAGTCTCCTCCCGACCACCAGAAGAGAACCATTATGCTGTCAGTAATCCAATGCCATTCAACATTGCGGCCGCCATTGACCCAACTTACCACCGTCGAGCTCATGAATTCCAGCAAGATGAAACTGAGGCCAAGGTTCCTGTTACTATGGCTACTTCCTTGCCAGTCAGAG AAACGGAACTAGAATGGGACCCCTCTCTACGTGGAAGCCTTAGGCGACCCAAGGGAACTTGGAATCAGATGGCCTTTCAGCGAGGATATTTTGGGG ATACCGGGGTGTCAGATGATGGCAGTTACTCACAAGAAGGACCTGTTATATCGCCATGGCAACCAGTGCAAGGTCAGAAGCGATCGTCTCAGGACAAACAGAAGAGAGCGTCTACGGGTAGCAGCAAGCACGATAAACAGAAAGGAAATTGCAAGCAACAATAA
- the LOC128189137 gene encoding acyl-coenzyme A thioesterase 9, mitochondrial-like, which translates to MFLRRSLMIIRNAVNSNCQKLKTGHNISLIENLRSLPARRHLTIAAARESLKDLVGGSQKLIGASNGTEKVELAYVAESQEELPVRSMSDSYSELVIPLSDVAARQKYLNPSMKGIRFGRILEDLDTFSVYVSYKHTVVDRSKKAGISIVTALVDRIEKQAEIVPDVDISMTGNVTWAGKSSMEVTTTLQQKVDSGTHTILVAKFLMVARNPATKKSAVICGLKPQNPEEEKIYDLGNASKLRRQEEANKNLLKTHPSEEEREMIHQKFLQTLDPNFQTFRQRVKPDNTVWMEETILKNLHICFPEARNLYNKIFGGYLMRKAYELAWANTALFCSSRNITVRVVDDIAFLKSVEIRSLLLMSSQIVYTQDKDIQVHVHAEVIDPDLGSRSTSNNFHFTFRCHEPTIPDVMPKTYAEYMLYLDGKRHFES; encoded by the exons atgtttttgagaagaagtttgaTGATTATCAG AAATGCTGTGAATTCCAATTGTCAGAAACTCAAAACTGGGCACAACATATCACTCATTGAAAATTTGAGGTCACTTCCTGCAAGACGTCATTTGACTATTGCAGCAG cAAGAGAATCTTTAAAAGACCTAGTCGGTGGGTCACAAAAATTAATTGG AGCCAGTAATGGAACGGAAAAAGTTGAGTTGGCATACGTTGCAGAGTCACAGGAGGAACTTCCTGTGCGGAGTATGTCTGACAGCTACTCCGAGCTGGTTATCCCATTGTCTGATGTTGCTGCCCGACAAAAGTACCTCAATCCAAGCATGAAGGGAATACGCTTTGGCAGGATATTGGAGGACCTGGATACATTTTCAG TGTATGTAAGTTACAAACATACAGTGGTTGACAGATCTAAGAAAGCAGGAATATCCATTGTCACAGCTCTAGTGGATAGAATTG aGAAACAAGCAGAAATAGTTCCTGATGTTGATATAAGTATGACAGGGAATGTGACCTGGGCTGGAAAGTCCTCTATGGAGGTCACTACAACATTACAACAG AAGGTGGATTCTGGCACTCATACCATCCTTGTGGCCAAGTTTCTAATGGTGGCAAGAAACCCTGCAACTAAAAA aTCAGCTGTTATATGTGGATTGAAACCTCAAAATCCAGAGGAGGAGAAGATATATGACTTGGGGAATg CAAGCAAATTGAGAAGACAAGAAGAAGCTAACAAAAACCTTCTAAAAACCCACCCGAGTGAAGAAGAGAGAGAAATGATCCACCAAAAATTTCTACAGACACTGGATCCCAA CTTCCAAACCTTTCGCCAGCGAGTGAAGCCAGACAACACTGTATGGATGGAAGAAACAATTCTGAAAAACCTACATATCTGTTTCCCAGAG GCCAGAAATCTGTATAACAAGATATTTGGAGGATATCTAATGAGGAAGGCCTATGAGCTAGCCTGGGCAAATACAGCTTTGTTCTG CTCTTCCAGAAACATCACTGTTCGGGTTGTGGACGACATTGCATTTCTTAAGTCTGTGGAGATCAGGTCTCTTCTTCTGATGTCCTCTCAG ATTGTGTACACCCAGGACAAGGACATACAGGTCCACGTCCATGCTGAGGTCATAGACCCCGACCTTGGGTCACGCAGCACCAGCAATAACTTCCATTTCACTTTTCGTTGCCATGAACCCACCATACCAGACGTCATGCCAAAGACCTATGCAG AATACATGTTATACTTGGATGGGAAGAGACACTTCGAAAGTTAA
- the LOC128187332 gene encoding trichohyalin-like isoform X3, with protein sequence MQNDVNFRIRSAHMSDPDCQDQGTMPQRGKVAKVRQEFMIHEDGAIAYQEQNEEFERHYGLNRFNRRTVRDDIPVARVVQSDEERQQQEERYQELQALNVQAEEDAEIARRLEQDLMGEDVAVKRQRELHDEELARKAFEKEQERYAKYMEKKRIKELKKEREILEKQLQHHSEEAGLVARALPPDARLGQEMPHTPDVESANHAMREVRLNNGAVDRQAQNIHHSRVTHTGRIEDDGDFSDFYPQLPDHMDEQQKRFIQETADEELARLLQEQEHKRNKAEVDRNKLREIEEQDERLAKIIQEQEKIKLKKAKEKKKKEQEEKSRQQQVTNPATRPLPDLPGQRSDIPIQRSHDHHRLRRDSFLQSLNNGPADNSGQQRSPDNYNTSAHSSQGAHSSSHRSNSTQGVPRMDQRLPPRGDHSVRNVERWLENSVMESQGPPPRRRVQSDRSDHSDHVPSPSPPGSYHSDEEIPYRPPPQQQRVSSRPPEENHYAVSNPMPFNIAAAIDPTYHRRAHEFQQDETEAKVPVTMATSLPVRDTGVSDDGSYSQEGPVISPWQPVQGQKRSSQDKQKRASTGSSKHDKQKGNCKQQ encoded by the exons ATGCAGAATGATGTGAATTTTCGAATAAGGTCAGCACATATGTCTGACCCAGACTGTCAGGACCAAGGGACTATGCCACAGAGAGGGAAAGTGGCAAAAG TTCGCCAAGAGTTTATGATCCATGAAGACGGAGCCATTGCTTACCAAGAACAAAATGAAGAAT TTGAGAGACACTATGGTTTAAACAGATTCAACAGGAGAACAGTTCGAGATGATATTCCAGTGGCCCGAGTGGTACAGAGTGACGAAGAGAGGCAACAACAGGAGGAGAGATATCAGGAGTTACAGGCCCTGAATGTTCA AGCTGAGGAAGATGCAGAAATAGCTAGGAGACTAGAACAAGACCTTATGGGTGAAGATGTTGCTGTGAAAAGACAGAGAGAACTTCATGATGAG GAACTTGCAAGAAAGGCATTTGAAAAGGAACAAGAGCGGTATGCAAAGTACATGGAAAAGAAAAGGATAAAGGAACTGAAGAAAGAGCGGGAGATTTTAGAAAAGCAACTACAGCATCATTCTGAGGAGGCAGGGCTAGTGGCTCGGGCCTTACCACCAG ATGCTCGCTTGGGTCAGGAAATGCCACATACCCCAG ATGTTGAGAGTGCGAACCACGCTATGAGGGAAGTTAGACTAAACAATGGAGCTGTAGACAGACAGGCCCAAAATATCCACCATTCCAG AGTAACCCACACAGGAAGAATCGAGGATGACGGGGATTTCTCTGACTTTTACCCACAGCTTCCTGATCACATGGATGAACAACAGAAGAGATTTATCCAAGAGACGGCTGATGAG GAATTGGCTCGTTTGTTGCAAGAACAAGAACATAAG AGAAACAAAGCTGAAGTCGACCGCAACAAACTTAGAGAAATAGAAGAACAAGATGAGAGGCTTGCCAAAATCATCCAGGAACAGGAAAAAATCAAACTAAAAAAGGCTaaagagaagaagaagaaagagCAGGAAGAAAAGAGCAGACAACAG CAAGTGACAAACCCTGCAACTCGACCACTACCTGATTTACCCGGTCAGAGGTCAGATATTCCTATTCAAAGGTCACACGACCACCATAGGCTGCGTAGGGACAGTTTTCTGCAATCTCTGAACAATGGACCAGCGGATAACTCTGGACAGCAGAGAAGTCCTGATAACTACAATACCAGTGCACATTCCTCCCAGGGGGCCCACAGCTCCTCCCACAGATCCAATAGTACCCAGGGTGTTCCCAGGATGGACCAGCGGCTGCCTCCTCGTGGAGATCACAGTGTTCGGAACGTAGAAAGGTGGCTTGAAAACTCGGTGATGGAATCTCAAGGTCCTCCACCCCGGAGGAGGGTGCAGTCTGACAGATCTGACCACAGTGACCATGTTCCTTCTCCCTCCCCACCTGGTAGTTACCATAGTGACGAGGAAATACCTTACAG ACCACCCCCACAGCAACAGCGAGTCTCCTCCCGACCACCAGAAGAGAACCATTATGCTGTCAGTAATCCAATGCCATTCAACATTGCGGCCGCCATTGACCCAACTTACCACCGTCGAGCTCATGAATTCCAGCAAGATGAAACTGAGGCCAAGGTTCCTGTTACTATGGCTACTTCCTTGCCAGTCAGAG ATACCGGGGTGTCAGATGATGGCAGTTACTCACAAGAAGGACCTGTTATATCGCCATGGCAACCAGTGCAAGGTCAGAAGCGATCGTCTCAGGACAAACAGAAGAGAGCGTCTACGGGTAGCAGCAAGCACGATAAACAGAAAGGAAATTGCAAGCAACAATAA